In a genomic window of Streptomyces koelreuteriae:
- the recR gene encoding recombination mediator RecR, giving the protein MYEGVVQDLIDELGRLPGVGPKSAQRIAFHILQAEPTDVRRLAQALMEVKAKVRFCATCGNVAQEELCNICRDTRRDPAVICVVEEPKDVVAIERTREFRGRYHVLGGAISPIDGVGPDDLRIRELLARLADGTVTELILATDPNLEGEATATYLARMIKPMGLKVTRLASGLPVGGDLEYADEVTLGRAFEGRRLLDV; this is encoded by the coding sequence TTGTACGAAGGCGTGGTCCAGGACCTGATCGACGAGCTGGGGCGGCTGCCCGGCGTCGGTCCGAAGAGCGCCCAGCGGATCGCCTTCCACATCCTCCAGGCCGAACCGACGGACGTACGGCGCCTCGCCCAGGCCCTCATGGAGGTCAAGGCGAAGGTCCGCTTCTGCGCGACCTGCGGCAACGTCGCGCAGGAGGAGCTGTGCAACATCTGCCGCGACACCCGGCGCGACCCCGCCGTCATCTGCGTGGTCGAGGAGCCGAAGGACGTCGTGGCGATCGAGCGGACGCGTGAGTTCCGGGGCCGGTACCACGTCCTCGGCGGCGCGATCAGCCCGATCGACGGGGTGGGGCCCGACGACCTGCGCATCAGGGAGCTGCTCGCCCGGCTCGCCGACGGCACGGTCACCGAGCTGATCCTCGCCACGGATCCGAATCTCGAAGGCGAGGCGACCGCCACGTACCTCGCCCGCATGATCAAGCCCATGGGCCTGAAGGTCACCCGCCTGGCCAGCGGCCTCCCGGTGGGTGGCGACCTGGAATACGCGGACGAGGTCACCCTCGGCCGCGCCTTCGAGGGGAGACGACTCCTAGATGTCTGA
- a CDS encoding MarR family winged helix-turn-helix transcriptional regulator → MSRERQDLFSRSALGVFRLNGQFLAVAEELARPAGLTAAWWQVLGAVLGEPLPVSGIARAMGITRQSVQRIADLLVERGLAEYRQNPAHRRAKLLAPTEEGRAAVARIDPGHAAYADRLAEAFGEAELAEAVRLLERLSTVLDQVGPPVTEP, encoded by the coding sequence GTGAGCCGGGAGCGCCAGGACCTGTTCAGCCGCAGCGCCCTCGGAGTGTTCCGGCTCAACGGCCAGTTCCTCGCCGTCGCGGAGGAACTGGCCCGGCCCGCCGGGCTCACCGCCGCCTGGTGGCAGGTGCTCGGCGCGGTCCTCGGCGAGCCGCTGCCCGTCTCCGGCATCGCCCGCGCCATGGGCATCACCCGGCAGAGCGTGCAGCGCATCGCCGATCTGCTGGTGGAGCGCGGCCTCGCCGAGTACCGGCAGAACCCGGCGCACCGCCGCGCCAAGCTCCTCGCGCCGACCGAGGAGGGGCGCGCGGCGGTCGCCCGGATCGACCCCGGGCACGCGGCCTACGCCGACCGGCTGGCCGAGGCGTTCGGGGAGGCGGAACTGGCGGAGGCGGTGCGGCTCTTGGAACGCCTGTCCACCGTGCTCGACCAGGTGGGTCCGCCTGTTACGGAACCGTAG
- a CDS encoding serine/threonine-protein kinase, whose amino-acid sequence MEKLGPGDPVRIGAYRLLARLGAGGMGQVYLARSERGRTVAVKLVREELAAQEEFRERFRQEVGAARRVGGYWTAPVLDADTEAAVPWVATGYVAGPSLQQVVGHDHGALPERTVRILAAGLAHALKDIHAAGIVHRDLKPSNVLVTIDGPRVIDFGIARALETVTDGGLTRTGALVGSPGFMAPEQVRGDRITPACDVFCLGSVLAYAATGALPFGTANSGVHALMFRIAQEEPDLTGVPEGIADLVRDCLRKDPTTRPTLDRVLERTGADDTVADGRALDPWLPGALVAQLGRHAVRLLETEDPETQGARGPDMGGSAAWARPAPTAPQPEIGPGTTPEHAPTTDESSPTPAPQAPTAPPPPGPPGEGPPLNHLPTMVASQGVPPGPQAPPPYPAYGYPQQHPQLGSTPPYGPPPYGPTPYGTPPPYGPPQDPPRNGRSTALLVVIALVVALAAGGSVYALMQGGEGDKADDRPTPTQGTGAPTDSGQQTSQPDTTASSPADGAIPTAYLGTWSTTIDNADGQHTRSLTIQQGEPGDTVLSLVADGPTKGGGTYHCVFEGELTDDPGSDGPLRIGPSTVTVGQPRSACTPGEATEVTLLTDYTLQRVNTSSGERLTYSKE is encoded by the coding sequence ATGGAGAAACTGGGGCCCGGGGATCCCGTACGGATCGGTGCCTACCGGCTGCTGGCGCGGCTCGGCGCGGGCGGGATGGGGCAGGTGTATCTGGCGCGCTCGGAGCGGGGCCGTACGGTCGCCGTGAAACTCGTGCGCGAGGAACTGGCCGCGCAGGAGGAGTTCCGGGAGCGGTTCCGGCAGGAGGTGGGGGCCGCAAGGCGGGTCGGCGGCTACTGGACGGCGCCGGTGCTGGACGCGGACACCGAGGCGGCGGTGCCCTGGGTCGCCACGGGGTACGTCGCCGGGCCGAGTCTCCAGCAGGTCGTCGGGCACGACCACGGTGCCCTGCCCGAGCGGACGGTCCGCATCCTCGCGGCCGGGCTCGCGCACGCGCTCAAGGACATCCATGCCGCCGGCATCGTCCACCGCGACCTCAAGCCGTCCAACGTGCTGGTCACCATCGACGGCCCGCGCGTCATCGACTTCGGTATCGCACGGGCCCTGGAGACCGTGACGGACGGCGGGCTCACGCGCACCGGGGCGCTCGTCGGATCGCCCGGCTTCATGGCGCCCGAGCAGGTGCGGGGCGACCGCATCACCCCGGCCTGCGACGTCTTCTGCCTCGGCTCCGTCCTCGCCTACGCCGCGACCGGCGCCCTGCCCTTCGGCACCGCCAACAGCGGTGTGCACGCGCTGATGTTCCGCATCGCCCAGGAGGAACCGGACCTGACGGGCGTCCCCGAGGGCATCGCCGACCTGGTCCGCGACTGCCTCCGCAAGGACCCCACCACCCGCCCGACCCTCGACCGCGTCCTGGAACGCACCGGCGCGGACGACACCGTGGCCGACGGCCGAGCCCTCGACCCCTGGCTCCCGGGCGCACTGGTGGCCCAACTGGGACGACACGCGGTGCGCTTGCTGGAAACAGAGGATCCAGAAACCCAAGGGGCGCGGGGCCCTGACATGGGCGGCTCCGCCGCGTGGGCGCGACCAGCCCCCACCGCCCCGCAGCCGGAAATCGGTCCCGGTACCACCCCCGAACACGCCCCGACCACCGACGAATCGTCGCCGACCCCTGCGCCGCAGGCACCCACCGCCCCACCCCCACCGGGTCCGCCAGGCGAGGGCCCACCGCTGAACCACCTGCCCACCATGGTCGCGAGCCAGGGCGTACCGCCCGGCCCACAGGCACCACCCCCGTACCCGGCCTACGGCTACCCCCAGCAACACCCCCAACTCGGCTCCACCCCGCCCTACGGCCCACCTCCCTACGGTCCGACGCCGTACGGCACGCCCCCGCCCTACGGCCCGCCACAGGACCCGCCCCGCAACGGCCGTTCCACCGCCCTGCTCGTCGTGATCGCCCTGGTCGTCGCGCTGGCCGCGGGCGGCTCGGTGTACGCGCTGATGCAGGGCGGCGAGGGCGACAAAGCCGACGACCGCCCCACCCCCACGCAGGGCACCGGCGCCCCCACGGACTCCGGCCAGCAGACCTCGCAGCCGGACACCACCGCCTCCTCCCCGGCCGACGGCGCCATCCCCACGGCGTACCTCGGCACCTGGTCCACCACCATCGACAACGCCGACGGGCAGCACACCCGCTCCCTGACGATCCAGCAGGGCGAGCCGGGCGACACGGTCCTGTCCCTCGTGGCCGACGGCCCCACCAAGGGAGGCGGCACCTACCACTGCGTGTTCGAGGGCGAGCTGACCGACGACCCGGGCTCCGACGGCCCGTTGAGGATCGGCCCGTCCACCGTGACGGTCGGGCAGCCGCGCTCCGCCTGCACCCCGGGCGAGGCCACCGAGGTCACCCTCCTGACCGACTACACGCTCCAGCGCGTGAACACGAGCAGCGGGGAGCGGCTGACGTACTCCAAGGAATGA
- a CDS encoding sensor histidine kinase → MNRQLIRSYILLVAVAIFLFTVPVAFTLTKQLRDDTRQSVLREANTMALLLSNGTGASCEALTEVARAYGDVQATPTAACDPKLPEPAADEALTRATERDEVTTDWGSDFVWGEHLQVTVPARGDAAVRIVYSTSDMTTRLWQIWGFRAGLAVVVLAAAAAIGAFAARRITRPLRQLNDMASKFSDGDLTARSPVTGPPETQTLARTLNQGAERLDTLIAAQRIFVADASHQLRTPLTALRLSLDNIADGVDDEFVREDVEQATAEVVRMNRLVNGLLVLARAEAKVTAAEPLPLMDLVRERLAVWRPAADERGVTIALRGSIDGRPSVLASPGHLDQMLDNVLSNALEVSPDGGTITVRVDPGGDVVGVSVLDEGPGMSDAEKSRAFDRFWRGQGLTGKSGSGLGLAVVRQLATDDGGTVALTDAPGGGLCVTITLRAAPHRSGG, encoded by the coding sequence ATGAACCGGCAGCTCATCCGGAGCTACATCCTGCTGGTCGCGGTGGCCATCTTCCTCTTCACGGTGCCGGTCGCCTTCACCCTCACCAAGCAGCTGCGGGACGACACCAGACAGTCCGTCCTGCGCGAGGCCAACACGATGGCGCTGCTGCTGAGCAACGGCACCGGCGCCTCCTGCGAGGCCCTCACCGAGGTGGCCAGGGCGTACGGCGACGTACAGGCGACCCCCACCGCCGCCTGCGACCCGAAGCTGCCGGAGCCCGCCGCGGACGAGGCGCTGACCCGGGCCACGGAGCGGGACGAGGTGACGACGGACTGGGGGTCCGACTTCGTCTGGGGCGAGCATCTGCAGGTCACCGTCCCCGCGCGGGGGGACGCGGCCGTGCGGATCGTCTACTCGACCTCGGACATGACCACGCGGCTCTGGCAGATCTGGGGCTTCCGGGCCGGGCTGGCGGTGGTCGTGCTCGCGGCGGCCGCCGCGATCGGCGCGTTCGCCGCCCGCCGGATCACCCGGCCGCTGCGCCAGCTCAACGACATGGCCAGCAAGTTCAGCGACGGCGACCTCACGGCCCGCTCCCCGGTGACCGGGCCGCCCGAGACCCAGACCCTCGCCCGCACCCTCAACCAGGGCGCGGAACGCCTGGACACGCTGATCGCGGCCCAGCGCATCTTCGTGGCGGACGCGTCCCACCAGCTGCGCACCCCGCTCACCGCGCTGCGGCTGTCCCTGGACAACATCGCGGACGGTGTGGACGACGAGTTCGTACGCGAGGACGTGGAGCAGGCGACGGCCGAGGTCGTACGGATGAACCGCCTGGTCAACGGCCTGCTGGTGCTGGCCAGGGCCGAGGCCAAGGTGACGGCGGCCGAGCCGCTGCCGCTGATGGACCTGGTGCGGGAACGGCTCGCCGTGTGGAGGCCGGCCGCCGATGAGCGCGGAGTCACCATCGCGCTCAGGGGGAGTATCGACGGCCGGCCGTCTGTGCTGGCCAGCCCCGGTCATCTGGACCAGATGCTGGACAACGTGCTCTCCAACGCCCTGGAGGTGTCACCGGACGGCGGGACGATCACCGTCCGCGTGGACCCCGGGGGCGATGTGGTGGGGGTGTCGGTGCTGGACGAGGGGCCCGGCATGTCGGACGCCGAGAAGTCCCGCGCCTTCGACCGCTTCTGGCGGGGCCAGGGCCTGACCGGGAAGTCCGGCTCGGGCCTGGGCCTCGCCGTCGTCCGGCAACTGGCGACGGACGACGGCGGGACGGTGGCGCTGACGGACGCCCCGGGCGGCGGCCTGTGCGTGACGATCACGCTACGGGCGGCGCCCCACCGGTCCGGCGGCTGA
- a CDS encoding SLATT domain-containing protein produces MGQPEMQPEVPPQDGRGEGASRPRPGDLTGRAFPHGDWGEPAARLDELYRWVERGALRTAAWYLEDRVWKRRCARGLRCGAAVGAVTGVALPLLDLTGVAGGVAPWGCLALLLGVACVAVDRYFGVTSGWMRDVATAQAVQRRLQALQFDWAAECVREVLGPAEGTAAEAAERCLGVLRRFSEDMSELVRVETGDWMGEFRAGGAPVGMQAVVLSGGGRGAEVGGVNGRFSVPPPGGGARPNMPRQRPPEPR; encoded by the coding sequence GTGGGTCAGCCGGAGATGCAGCCCGAGGTGCCGCCTCAGGACGGACGGGGCGAGGGGGCGTCCCGGCCGCGGCCGGGCGATCTGACCGGGCGGGCCTTTCCGCACGGGGACTGGGGTGAGCCGGCGGCCCGGCTGGACGAGCTGTACCGGTGGGTGGAGCGCGGGGCGCTGCGGACGGCGGCCTGGTATCTCGAGGACCGGGTGTGGAAGCGGCGGTGCGCGCGGGGCTTGCGCTGCGGGGCCGCGGTGGGGGCGGTCACCGGCGTCGCGCTGCCCCTGCTGGATCTGACCGGGGTCGCCGGCGGGGTCGCGCCCTGGGGGTGTCTGGCGCTGCTGCTGGGGGTGGCGTGTGTGGCCGTCGACCGGTACTTCGGGGTGACGTCGGGCTGGATGCGGGACGTGGCCACCGCGCAGGCCGTGCAGCGGCGGCTGCAGGCGTTGCAGTTCGACTGGGCGGCGGAGTGCGTGCGGGAGGTGCTGGGGCCGGCGGAGGGGACGGCCGCGGAGGCCGCCGAGCGGTGTCTCGGGGTGCTGCGGAGGTTCAGCGAGGACATGAGTGAGCTGGTCCGGGTGGAGACCGGGGACTGGATGGGCGAGTTCCGGGCCGGGGGTGCGCCGGTGGGGATGCAGGCGGTGGTGTTGTCCGGTGGGGGGCGGGGGGCTGAGGTGGGGGGTGTGAACGGGCGGTTCTCCGTGCCGCCGCCGGGGGGTGGGGCGCGGCCGAACATGCCGCGGCAGCGGCCGCCGGAGCCGCGGTGA
- a CDS encoding PhzF family phenazine biosynthesis protein, with translation MEILRYVAFSTDPRGGNPAGVVLDATGADDATMLATAAEVGYSETAFVVASGDDALDVRYFSPLAEVPFCGHATIATAVAHAERHGTGRLLLRTAAGPVTVATERSADGILVATLVSVVPRTAPIDEGDLAELLAILGWSEADLDPALPPRAAFAGAWHPVLAAASRERLADLDYDMADLGTLMARTGWTTIDLVQRESDTVFHARNPFPPGGVMEDPATGAAAAAFGGYLRELGLVPTPATLTVHQGGDMGRPSTITVTVPAEQDTGIAVTGPAVRL, from the coding sequence ATGGAGATTCTGCGGTACGTGGCCTTCAGCACGGATCCCCGGGGCGGCAACCCGGCAGGCGTGGTGCTGGACGCCACCGGGGCCGACGACGCGACGATGCTGGCGACGGCGGCCGAAGTCGGTTACTCCGAGACGGCGTTCGTGGTGGCGTCCGGCGACGACGCCTTGGACGTGCGGTACTTCAGCCCGCTCGCCGAGGTGCCGTTCTGCGGACACGCGACGATCGCCACGGCCGTGGCCCACGCGGAGCGGCATGGCACCGGGCGGCTGCTGCTGCGCACCGCGGCGGGACCGGTCACCGTCGCCACCGAGCGGTCGGCGGACGGCATCCTGGTGGCGACTCTGGTGAGCGTGGTGCCCCGTACGGCACCGATCGACGAGGGCGACCTGGCCGAACTGCTGGCGATCCTGGGCTGGTCCGAGGCGGACCTGGATCCGGCGCTGCCGCCCCGGGCGGCCTTCGCCGGGGCCTGGCACCCGGTCCTCGCCGCCGCGAGCCGGGAGCGACTGGCCGATCTGGACTACGACATGGCGGACCTCGGCACCCTCATGGCCCGCACGGGCTGGACCACGATCGACCTGGTCCAGCGGGAGTCAGACACCGTCTTCCACGCCCGCAACCCGTTCCCGCCGGGCGGTGTGATGGAGGACCCGGCCACGGGAGCGGCGGCGGCCGCCTTCGGCGGCTACCTGCGGGAACTGGGCCTCGTACCGACCCCGGCCACCCTGACGGTCCACCAGGGCGGGGACATGGGGCGGCCGAGCACGATCACGGTGACGGTGCCGGCGGAGCAGGACACCGGAATCGCCGTGACCGGCCCGGCCGTACGGCTCTGA
- a CDS encoding DUF5063 domain-containing protein: protein MSDATLHATDQNPDDFAVQIADQVESFLVAVTEVAKGDEPESAVPFLLLEVSQLLLAGGRLGAHEDIVPDERYEPDSGPEPDVDELRENLARLLDPIDIYSEVFDPYEPRKAPVPARISDDLTDVITDLRHGMAHYRAGRTTEALWWWQFSYFSNWGSTASATLRALQSVLAHVRLNQPLAELDGLDTDQGIGDDTLEFEAGRVMAEEIGGPLGMRPAT from the coding sequence ATGTCTGACGCCACGCTGCACGCGACCGACCAGAACCCGGACGATTTCGCGGTCCAGATCGCGGACCAGGTCGAGAGCTTCCTGGTCGCCGTCACCGAGGTCGCGAAGGGCGACGAGCCGGAATCGGCCGTGCCCTTCCTCCTCCTGGAGGTCTCCCAACTCCTCCTGGCCGGCGGCCGTCTCGGCGCGCACGAGGACATCGTGCCGGACGAGCGCTACGAGCCCGACTCGGGCCCCGAGCCGGACGTCGACGAACTCCGCGAGAACCTGGCCCGGTTGCTGGACCCGATCGACATCTACTCCGAGGTGTTCGACCCCTACGAGCCCCGCAAGGCCCCGGTCCCGGCCCGGATCTCCGACGACCTCACGGACGTCATCACCGACCTGCGCCACGGCATGGCCCACTACCGCGCGGGCCGCACCACGGAGGCCCTGTGGTGGTGGCAGTTCTCCTACTTCTCCAACTGGGGCTCCACCGCTTCCGCCACCCTCCGCGCCCTCCAGTCGGTCCTCGCCCACGTCCGCCTCAACCAGCCCCTCGCCGAACTCGACGGCCTGGACACGGACCAGGGCATCGGCGACGACACCCTGGAGTTCGAGGCGGGCAGGGTCATGGCGGAGGAGATCGGCGGCCCGCTGGGGATGCGCCCGGCCACGTAG
- a CDS encoding substrate-binding domain-containing protein encodes MEWLSAENLVAVATALLGIIASGVMVWYERRVPRRKRVGYRVQMDNAIGDDVRSGRANRRLGLFDEAPDMSDATLVLLRIENDGSQGIDRDDYTGPELHGLTAVFAGRTVRGVSVTQPSDTDHLMDHFTAARGFAYDGNTLRIPRVPLNRGDHFKLLVLLAGGDVGDEIRLVGGLRDGEVHPNRSATPDDKPPLFSRAARLITLALTVSVVTLAAIVVVQDDTPPPIGCASGTLTLTGSTAFAPVLREVAAKYERDCGGDPVIEVDAHGSTAGIRELAAAGDRAVREGRGSPPVVALSDGPKPAGLPALRENRVAVSVFALVVNDDVRLKNLSTADVRRLYRGEIRNWKQLGGPDLRVHLVSRDAGSGTRQVFQRRVLGRGEIANSSVDCVHKDDPTAAVIRCELDSTEQVLTTVAGLPGAVGYSELNLAARAKGLHSLRLDGDPASVDAIERGTSDYPYREIEYAYTYGRPPADSLASSFLTYLSRGNGQDVTRTHGHIPCWTPEGLVLCAEAT; translated from the coding sequence GTGGAGTGGTTGAGCGCGGAGAACCTCGTGGCCGTGGCGACGGCCCTGCTCGGCATCATCGCCTCGGGCGTCATGGTCTGGTACGAACGCCGGGTGCCGCGCCGCAAACGGGTGGGCTACCGCGTGCAGATGGACAACGCCATCGGCGACGACGTGCGCTCGGGCCGCGCCAACCGCCGTCTCGGCCTGTTCGACGAGGCCCCGGACATGTCCGACGCGACCCTGGTCCTGCTGCGCATCGAGAACGACGGCTCGCAGGGCATCGACCGCGACGACTACACCGGCCCCGAACTGCACGGCCTGACCGCGGTGTTCGCGGGCCGTACCGTCCGGGGGGTCTCGGTGACCCAGCCGTCGGACACCGACCACCTCATGGACCACTTCACCGCGGCCCGCGGCTTCGCCTACGACGGCAACACCCTGCGCATCCCCCGCGTTCCGCTCAACCGGGGCGACCACTTCAAGCTGCTCGTGCTGCTCGCCGGCGGCGATGTCGGCGACGAGATCCGGCTGGTGGGCGGCCTGCGCGACGGCGAGGTGCACCCCAACCGCAGCGCCACGCCGGACGACAAGCCGCCGCTGTTCAGCCGGGCGGCGCGGCTGATCACCCTCGCGCTCACGGTGAGCGTCGTGACCCTGGCGGCGATCGTCGTCGTCCAGGACGACACCCCGCCCCCGATCGGCTGCGCGAGCGGCACCCTCACCCTCACCGGCTCGACCGCCTTCGCGCCCGTCCTGCGCGAGGTGGCCGCCAAGTACGAGCGGGACTGCGGCGGCGACCCGGTCATCGAGGTGGACGCCCACGGCTCGACGGCCGGGATCCGGGAGCTCGCGGCGGCCGGCGACCGGGCGGTACGGGAGGGGCGGGGCTCCCCGCCGGTGGTGGCCCTGTCGGACGGCCCCAAGCCGGCCGGCCTGCCCGCGCTGCGCGAGAACCGGGTGGCGGTGTCCGTGTTCGCGCTCGTCGTCAACGACGACGTGAGGCTGAAGAACCTGTCCACGGCGGACGTACGGCGTCTCTACCGGGGCGAGATCCGCAACTGGAAGCAGCTCGGCGGCCCGGACCTGCGCGTGCACCTGGTCAGCCGGGACGCGGGGTCCGGGACGCGGCAGGTCTTCCAGCGCCGGGTGCTGGGCCGGGGCGAGATCGCCAACTCCTCCGTCGACTGCGTCCACAAGGACGACCCGACGGCGGCCGTCATCCGCTGCGAACTCGACTCCACGGAACAGGTGCTGACGACGGTCGCCGGCCTCCCGGGCGCCGTCGGCTACAGCGAACTCAACCTGGCCGCCCGCGCGAAGGGCCTGCACTCCCTGCGCCTGGACGGCGACCCCGCCTCCGTCGACGCCATCGAACGCGGCACGAGCGACTACCCCTACCGCGAGATCGAATACGCCTACACCTACGGCCGCCCCCCGGCCGACTCCTTGGCATCGAGCTTCCTGACCTACCTGTCCCGAGGCAACGGCCAGGACGTGACCCGCACCCACGGCCACATCCCGTGCTGGACCCCGGAGGGTCTCGTCCTGTGCGCGGAGGCCACCTAG
- a CDS encoding type 1 glutamine amidotransferase family protein, which yields MSAKPVHLAVYDTLADWETGHATAHLARAGHTIRTVGPTTAPVTSIGGLRVQPDMALDDVRPEDSALLILPGADLWDTSGDLAPFARKARAFLEAGVPVAAICGATAGLAREGLLDDRDHTSAISFYLAATGYAGGERYVETDAVTDGPLVTAGPTEPVAFAREILRLLGVYEGEVLDAWYRLFHDSDPAAYAVLEKAGAL from the coding sequence ATGAGCGCCAAGCCCGTCCATCTCGCCGTCTACGACACCCTCGCCGACTGGGAGACCGGCCACGCCACGGCCCACCTCGCCCGCGCCGGCCACACGATCCGCACGGTCGGCCCGACCACGGCCCCGGTCACCAGCATCGGCGGCCTGCGCGTCCAGCCCGACATGGCGCTGGACGACGTACGCCCCGAGGACAGCGCGCTGCTGATCCTCCCGGGCGCCGACCTCTGGGACACGAGCGGCGACCTCGCGCCCTTCGCCCGCAAGGCCCGGGCCTTCCTGGAAGCGGGCGTACCGGTCGCCGCGATCTGCGGGGCCACCGCCGGACTGGCCCGGGAGGGCCTGCTCGACGACCGTGACCACACCAGCGCGATCTCCTTCTACCTGGCCGCGACCGGCTACGCGGGCGGCGAGCGCTACGTCGAGACCGACGCCGTCACCGACGGCCCCCTGGTCACGGCAGGCCCGACCGAACCGGTCGCCTTCGCCCGGGAGATCCTCCGGCTGCTCGGGGTCTACGAGGGTGAGGTGCTCGACGCCTGGTACCGGCTGTTCCACGACTCCGACCCGGCGGCGTACGCGGTGCTGGAGAAGGCCGGCGCGCTGTGA
- a CDS encoding SgcJ/EcaC family oxidoreductase, translating to MNRRPADRPAAASIRKRVAVVTGVAVLAAGTFAAGAGVAGAESGSKPGRTVTKAQVLGLFDQWNAALQTGDAKKVADLYAKDAVLLPTVSNNVRTDRAEIVDYFEHFLKNKPHGKKIESVVNILDRNTVIDTGVYEFALTDPKSGEKSDVKARYTYAYEKQPNGTWLIVNHHSSKMPEG from the coding sequence ATGAACCGCCGTCCCGCGGACCGTCCCGCAGCCGCCTCCATACGTAAGCGTGTCGCCGTCGTCACCGGCGTGGCCGTTCTCGCCGCCGGTACCTTCGCCGCCGGTGCCGGGGTCGCCGGGGCCGAGTCCGGGAGCAAGCCGGGCAGGACGGTGACCAAGGCGCAGGTGCTCGGGCTGTTCGACCAGTGGAACGCCGCGTTGCAGACCGGTGATGCGAAGAAGGTCGCCGATCTGTACGCCAAGGACGCGGTGCTGCTGCCGACCGTCTCCAACAACGTGCGTACCGACAGAGCCGAGATCGTCGACTACTTCGAGCACTTCCTGAAGAACAAGCCGCACGGGAAGAAGATCGAGTCCGTCGTCAACATCCTCGACCGGAACACCGTGATCGACACCGGCGTGTACGAGTTCGCGCTCACCGACCCGAAGTCGGGCGAGAAGAGCGACGTCAAGGCGCGCTACACCTACGCCTACGAGAAGCAGCCGAACGGCACGTGGCTGATCGTGAACCACCACTCCTCGAAGATGCCCGAGGGGTGA
- a CDS encoding YbaB/EbfC family nucleoid-associated protein produces MIPGGGQPNMQQLLQQAQKMQQDLAQAQEELAQTEVDGKAGGGLVTATVTGAGELRALKIDPKAVDPDDTETLADLVVAAVQAANENAQALQQQKLGPLAQGLGGGGIPGLPF; encoded by the coding sequence GTGATTCCCGGTGGTGGCCAGCCCAATATGCAGCAGTTGCTCCAGCAGGCCCAGAAGATGCAACAGGACCTGGCACAGGCACAGGAGGAGCTGGCGCAGACGGAGGTCGACGGGAAGGCGGGCGGTGGCCTGGTGACCGCGACCGTCACCGGCGCCGGCGAACTGCGCGCCCTGAAGATCGACCCGAAGGCGGTCGACCCCGACGACACCGAGACGCTGGCCGATCTCGTCGTGGCGGCGGTCCAGGCGGCCAACGAGAACGCGCAGGCGCTCCAGCAGCAGAAGCTGGGCCCGCTCGCGCAGGGTCTCGGCGGCGGCGGAATCCCGGGCCTGCCGTTCTGA